The window TGTTGGGGCCGAACGCGACGTCGTTGGCGGTCGCGAGCCCGATACCGCTGATGGTGACGGAGTTTCCGCCGGCCGTCGGTCCGGAGCCGGTGCTCAGGGCGGACTTGAACGGGGCGCCCACGTAGAAGAACGACAGTGGGTTGCTGGTGCCGCCCGCCGTCGTCACGGTCACCTGTACCACTCCGGCGCCGGACGGCGAGATGACGGTGACCGAGGTGGGCGTGTTCGCGGTGATGGTGCCTGGCTTGGTGCCGAACCTCACGGCGGTCGCACCGGCGAGATTGACGCCGGTGATGGTGACGACGGTCCCGCCACCGGTGGATCCCTGATTTGGAGAGATCGGCATGTGCGTTGCTCCCTCGCAGTTGGCTGATGCTCAACTCCGGGAGCGGCGGGCCGGTGCTGCCGCCGACCGCTTCGTCGTTGGCTACTTTCAGTAGTCCGCGCAGGTCACCGGGCCGCAATAGACCTCGAAGCGAAGTCACCCTTTTGAGCGACTGGCGAATCGTGTCCCGTATCGCGCCGGGAACCGCTGAATTTCGCCAGGCCGCCGCTCGGGACACGAAAGAGTGATTTCGCGTCGGGCTCTCTTGCGGCCCGGTGACCTGCGCAGGCTACTGAAAGTGGCTAGATCGACCGAAAACAGCCAGATCGACAGGCAGCCCGTTCCGTCGCCGGCTGGAGCCCGGCGCGATGCGAGCCCCGAAAGGAAGGAGTCGCATCATGGCGCCGGTCATCAGCGCGATCAGCCCGGTCCAGGGCCCCACCGCCGGAGGAACGGCCGTCACCGTCACGGGAACCGGGTTCACGGGCGTGACCGCGGTGATGTTCGGTTCGGCCTCGGCGACGTTCGTCGTGGTCAACTCGACGAAGATCACCACCACCGCGCCCGCCGGCTCCGGTTCGGTCTCGGTGACGGTCACGACGCCGGGCGGGACGAGCAACGGAGTGACCTATACGTACGTGGCGGCGCCGGTTGTCAGCGGCCTCAGTCCCACAAGCGGACCGGCCGTCGGCGGGAACACGGTCACGATCACGGGCACCGGGTTCACGGGCGCCGCCAGTGTGTCGTTCGGTTCGGTGTCGGCGTCCTTCACGGTGGTCAGCGCCACC is drawn from Catenulispora sp. GP43 and contains these coding sequences:
- a CDS encoding IPT/TIG domain-containing protein — encoded protein: MAPVISAISPVQGPTAGGTAVTVTGTGFTGVTAVMFGSASATFVVVNSTKITTTAPAGSGSVSVTVTTPGGTSNGVTYTYVAAPVVSGLSPTSGPAVGGNTVTITGTGFTGAASVSFGSVSASFTVVSATQITATAPAGTGSVSVTVTTPGGTSNSATYTYVAAPVVSSISPTQGPSVG